The proteins below are encoded in one region of Malaclemys terrapin pileata isolate rMalTer1 chromosome 20, rMalTer1.hap1, whole genome shotgun sequence:
- the SPRED3 gene encoding sprouty-related, EVH1 domain-containing protein 3 — protein MLRVRAVVMTRDDSSGGWVPMGGGGLSHVMIGKVRRPEEGGRRRQYLICGERLRDQTTILECVLKKDLVYNKVNPIFHHWKVGDSKFGLTFQSPADAAAFERSVQAALEELAEGSLSSSSSSSSSSQDDADGTDDAGLMHTDSESSSNSRKEMLPKHITIVTSESSSSCYIRSPASEEFAFSTAQGSTPTSQGGQVQTQPLQHVTLHDEEELESINPCKDLWVSKGYEDYRRAAVHKREADPDKVGMCVHFEKGSKERHFPAAGGGGGGGEGRLRDPKGSPSCRIHAAPSPPKQKHAKEPGASGGAGSEEDAVPSRCVYCRDVFNHEENGRGQCQDAPDPIGRCVYQLTCMWCAESMLYHCMSDSEGEYSDPCSCDLGHPHFCVRWMALVALSLVVPCMCCYLPLRACHWCGEHCGCCGGKHKAVR, from the exons ATGCTTCGGGTGCGAGCTGTGGTGATGACCCGAGACGACTCGAGCGGGGGATGGGTGCCCATGGGCGGGGGCGGCCTGAGCCACGTCATGATCGGCAAAGTCCGGCGCCCAGAGGAGGGCGGGCGGCGGCGCCAATACCTGATCTGCGGGGAGCGCCTGCGCGACCAGACC ACCATCCTGGAGTGCGTGCTGAAGAAGGACCTCGTCTACAACAAGGTGAACCCCATCTTCCACCACTGGAAAGTCGGCGACAGCAAGTTCGGCCTGACCTTCCAGAGCCCCGCCGATGCCGCAGCCTTCGAGCGGAGTGTGCAGGCCGCCCTGGAGGAGCTTGCCGAAG gttctctctcctcctcctcctcctcctcctcctcgtctcaGGATGACGCCGACGGGACGGATGACGCAGGGTTG ATGCACACGGACAGCGAATCCTCCTCGAACAGCCGGAAGGAAATGCTCCCCAAACACATCACCATTGTGACTAGCGAGTCCTCCTCCAGCTGCTACATCCGCTCGCCCGCCTCCGAGGAGTTTGCCTTCAGCACGGCCCAGGGGTCGACGCCAACCAGCCAGGGAGGGCAG gtgcagacccagcccctgcagcacgTGACCCTGCACGAcgaggaggagctggagagcaTCAACCCGTGCAAGGACCTGTGGGTGAGCAAGGGATATGAGGACTACAGGCGGGCGGCGGTGCACAAGCGGGAAGCCGACCCCGACAAGGTCGGCATGTGCGTGCACTTTGAGAAGGGAAGCAAGGAGCGCCACTTCCCGGCAGCGGGGGGAGGCGGCGGAGGCGGCGAGGGCCGCCTCAGAGACCCCAAGGGTTCCCCGTCCTGCCGGATCCACGCCGCCCCTTCGCCCCCCAAGCAGAAGCATGCCAAGGAGCCGGGGGCCAGCGGCGGGGCAGGCTCGGAGGAAGACGCCGTGCCCTCCCGCTGCGTCTATTGCCGGGACGTCTTTAACCACGAGGAGAACGGGCGGGGCCAGTGCCAGGACGCGCCGGACCCCATCGGGCGCTGCGTCTACCAGCTCACCTGCATGTGGTGTGCCGAGAGCATGCTCTACCACTGCATGTCGGACTCGGAGGGCGAGTACTCGGACCCTTGCTCCTGTGACCTGGGACACCCGCACTTCTGCGTCCGCTGGATGGCGCTGGTGGCTCTCTCCCTCGTCGTGCCTTGCATGTGCTGCTACCTGCCGCTCCGCGCCTGCCACTGGTGCGGGGAGCACTGCGGCTGCTGTGGTGGGAAACACAAGGCCGTGCGATGA